Proteins encoded within one genomic window of Solea senegalensis isolate Sse05_10M linkage group LG11, IFAPA_SoseM_1, whole genome shotgun sequence:
- the si:ch211-180f4.1 gene encoding leucine-rich repeat neuronal protein 1 isoform X1 produces the protein MGTAVLFMPLLCLMMSSVCAGVGGASHAGGAVLCPQQCVCETRPWFTSQSVYHQARTVDCNELHLHMVPVDICTDTQVLLLQSNNISFISTELQSLTNLTELDLSQNHLTQVTSMGLDSLSQLVTLYAEENVIEELLDFSLRNLSSLEELYLNHNHISSITANAFTGLNNLLRLHLNSNRLVAIDSRWFESLPSLEILMIGENPILGLEEKNFLPLSRLHSLVLAGMGLTSVPTTAFLGLDYLESLSFYDNRLRSVPRDALNMLPNLKFLDLNKNPISRVQQGDFQKLQHLEELSLNNMADLLMVEGAAFQKLPQMVKLEICNNPRLSYVDPRAFSELSSLRTLLLHNNQLRLLSADILSSLPSLDELSLHSNPLRCDCLTTWGPHLGNQSHVRLLEPSITVCSTPSHLIGRELQEVVALGWGVGGANSCLPHICPQSLPPTVNVTAGQPIRLECWADADPAPQFYWVTPTGDKVSSENMAAPITLEEGWGLSRSKKTKHRMSELGVLVIKHAESSDAGVYTCVAWNSEGADTRSVSVSVDSQGFWLSSAGTWREGESSRDQSWSGNSSSAAASLVVLAKVVHAQSVVLEWRLFPSGGSSSEAPPPLLHWTSAIVHIDNPQISFTAEVPVDVQEYNLTHLLPATEYHVCLTVSSSALSFPTSSPGSSPSPPSSPASPIHTSCVNVTTKEAGFSVELVASRRSSVALAAVMGSMFALSIMTLLTFYMRRRIQQHKSGGHSLKTYMQHAASTSIPLNELYPPLITLWESEADKDKDDKEDERGGAQRGEESGLSQIDTSKTYMW, from the exons ATGGGAACTGCAGTCCTCTTCATGCCACTCCTCTGCCttatgatgtcatcagtgtgtgCTGGAGTGGGTGGGGCCAGTCATG caggtggcgctgtgctCTGTcctcaacagtgtgtgtgtgagacacggCCCTGGTTCACGTCACAGTCTGTGTATCATCAGGCTCGAACCGTGGACTGTAACGAACTTCACCTGCACATGGTTCCTGTGGACAtctgcactgacacacag GTTCTTCTGCTACAGAGCAACAACATCTCGTTCATCTCAACTGAACTTCAGAGTCTGAcaaacctgacagaactggaccTGTCCCAGAACCACTTGACACAGGTGACCTCCATGGGTCTGGACTCTCTGTCTCAACTGGTCACTCTGTATGCCGAGGAGAACGTCATTGAGGAACTTCTGGACTTCAGTCTGAGGAACCTGAGCAGTTTAGAAGAACTTTACCTGAACCACAACCACATCTCTTCCATCACTGCCAACGCCTTCACTGGACTCAACAACCTGCTCAG GCTCCACCTGAACTCTAACCGTCTAGTGGCCATCGACAGTCGTTGGTTTGAGTCCCTGCCGTCTCTGGAGATCCTGATGATCGGGGAGAATCCCATCCTGggtctggaggaaaaaaacttCCTGCCTCTGTCCCGTCTCCATAGTCTGGTTCTGGCGGGAATGGGACTGACGTCTGTCCCCACCACTGCCTTCCTGGGTCTGGACTACCTGGAGAGCCTGTCCTTCTATGACAACAGGCTCAg GTCGGTTCCTCGGGATGCTCTGAACATGCTTCCTAACCTGAAATTCCTGGACCTGAACAAGAACCCGATCAGCCGAGTCCAGCAGGGAGACTTCCAGAAGCTTCAGCACCTGGAGGAGCTCAG TCTAAACAACATGGCCGACCTGTTGATGGTGGAGGGCGCAGCTTTTCAGAAGCTTCCACAAATGGTCAAACTGGAGATTTGTAACAACCCGCGACTTTCCTACGTGGACCCGCGGGCCTTCAG TGAGCTGTCCTCCCTGCGaactctcctcctccacaacaaccagctccgcctcctgtcaGCTGACATCCTCTCATCCCTCCCCTCTCTGGATGAGCTGTCTCTCCACTCAAACCCGCTGCGATGTGACTGTCTTACCACTTGGGGGCCGCACCTCGGCAACCAATCACATGTGAGGCTGCTGGAGCCGTCCATCACCGTCTGCTCCACCCCTTCTCACCTCATTGGTCGGGAGCTGCAGGAGGTAGTGGCACTTGGGTGGGGTGTGGGCGGAGCCAACAGCTGTCTCCCTCACATCTGTCCTCAGTCCCTCCCACCGACTGTGAATGTCACAGCTGGGCAGCCAATCAGACTGGAGTGCTGGGCGGATGCTGACCCCGCCCCTCAGTTCTACTGGGTAACACCCACTGGAGATAAG GTGAGCTCTGAGAACATGGCTGCACCAATCACATTAGAGGAGGGGTGGGGCCTGAGCAGATCAAAGAAGACCAAACATCGTATGTCAGAACTCGGAGTTCTGGTGATCAAACACGCCGAGTCCTCAGACGCAG gtgtgtACACCTGTGTGGCGTGGAACTCGGAGGGCGCAGACACAAGGAGCGTCTCGGTGTCAGTGGACTCTCAGGGGTTCTGGTTGTCCAGCGCTGGAACCTGGCGGGAGGGCGAGTCCAGCAGAGATCAGTCCTGGTCGGGGAACTCGTCGAGTGCTGCAGCCTCTCTGGTGGTTCTGGCCAAg GTAGTTCACGCCCAGTCCGTGGTTCTGGAGTGGAGGTTGTTTCCCAGTGGAGGATCTTCATctgaagccccgccccctctgctCCACTGGACCAGTGCCATCGTCCACATAGACAATCCTCAGATCAGCTTCACTGCTGAG GTTCCGGTGGACGTGCAGGAATATAACCTGACTCACCTTCTTCCTGCCACCGAGTATCACGTCTGTCTCACCGTCTCCTCCTCGGCTCTTTCTTTTCCCACCTCCTCTcctggctcctccccctcccctccctcgaGCCCCGCCTCTCCCatccacacttcctgtgtgaacgTGACCACGAAGGAGGCGGGCTTCTCGGTGGAGCTGGTGGCGTCTCGGCGCAGCAGCGTGGCGTTGGCAGCGGTCATGGGCTCCATGTTCGCTCTGTCCATCATGACCCTGTTGACCTTCTACATGAGACGCCGCATCCAGCAGCACAAGAGTGGCGGTCACTCACTGAAGACGTACATGCAGCACGCCGCGTCCACGTCCATCCCACTCAACGAGCTGTACCCGCCCCTCATCACACTGTGGGAGAGCGAGGCCGACAAAGACAAGGACGACAAGGAAGACGAGAGGGGTGGGGCACAGAGGGGGGAAGAGTCAGGGCTCAGTCAGATTGACACCTCCAAGACGTACATGTGGTAG
- the si:ch211-180f4.1 gene encoding leucine-rich repeat neuronal protein 1 isoform X2, with protein MGTAVLFMPLLCLMMSSVCAGVGGASHGGAVLCPQQCVCETRPWFTSQSVYHQARTVDCNELHLHMVPVDICTDTQVLLLQSNNISFISTELQSLTNLTELDLSQNHLTQVTSMGLDSLSQLVTLYAEENVIEELLDFSLRNLSSLEELYLNHNHISSITANAFTGLNNLLRLHLNSNRLVAIDSRWFESLPSLEILMIGENPILGLEEKNFLPLSRLHSLVLAGMGLTSVPTTAFLGLDYLESLSFYDNRLRSVPRDALNMLPNLKFLDLNKNPISRVQQGDFQKLQHLEELSLNNMADLLMVEGAAFQKLPQMVKLEICNNPRLSYVDPRAFSELSSLRTLLLHNNQLRLLSADILSSLPSLDELSLHSNPLRCDCLTTWGPHLGNQSHVRLLEPSITVCSTPSHLIGRELQEVVALGWGVGGANSCLPHICPQSLPPTVNVTAGQPIRLECWADADPAPQFYWVTPTGDKVSSENMAAPITLEEGWGLSRSKKTKHRMSELGVLVIKHAESSDAGVYTCVAWNSEGADTRSVSVSVDSQGFWLSSAGTWREGESSRDQSWSGNSSSAAASLVVLAKVVHAQSVVLEWRLFPSGGSSSEAPPPLLHWTSAIVHIDNPQISFTAEVPVDVQEYNLTHLLPATEYHVCLTVSSSALSFPTSSPGSSPSPPSSPASPIHTSCVNVTTKEAGFSVELVASRRSSVALAAVMGSMFALSIMTLLTFYMRRRIQQHKSGGHSLKTYMQHAASTSIPLNELYPPLITLWESEADKDKDDKEDERGGAQRGEESGLSQIDTSKTYMW; from the exons ATGGGAACTGCAGTCCTCTTCATGCCACTCCTCTGCCttatgatgtcatcagtgtgtgCTGGAGTGGGTGGGGCCAGTCATG gtggcgctgtgctCTGTcctcaacagtgtgtgtgtgagacacggCCCTGGTTCACGTCACAGTCTGTGTATCATCAGGCTCGAACCGTGGACTGTAACGAACTTCACCTGCACATGGTTCCTGTGGACAtctgcactgacacacag GTTCTTCTGCTACAGAGCAACAACATCTCGTTCATCTCAACTGAACTTCAGAGTCTGAcaaacctgacagaactggaccTGTCCCAGAACCACTTGACACAGGTGACCTCCATGGGTCTGGACTCTCTGTCTCAACTGGTCACTCTGTATGCCGAGGAGAACGTCATTGAGGAACTTCTGGACTTCAGTCTGAGGAACCTGAGCAGTTTAGAAGAACTTTACCTGAACCACAACCACATCTCTTCCATCACTGCCAACGCCTTCACTGGACTCAACAACCTGCTCAG GCTCCACCTGAACTCTAACCGTCTAGTGGCCATCGACAGTCGTTGGTTTGAGTCCCTGCCGTCTCTGGAGATCCTGATGATCGGGGAGAATCCCATCCTGggtctggaggaaaaaaacttCCTGCCTCTGTCCCGTCTCCATAGTCTGGTTCTGGCGGGAATGGGACTGACGTCTGTCCCCACCACTGCCTTCCTGGGTCTGGACTACCTGGAGAGCCTGTCCTTCTATGACAACAGGCTCAg GTCGGTTCCTCGGGATGCTCTGAACATGCTTCCTAACCTGAAATTCCTGGACCTGAACAAGAACCCGATCAGCCGAGTCCAGCAGGGAGACTTCCAGAAGCTTCAGCACCTGGAGGAGCTCAG TCTAAACAACATGGCCGACCTGTTGATGGTGGAGGGCGCAGCTTTTCAGAAGCTTCCACAAATGGTCAAACTGGAGATTTGTAACAACCCGCGACTTTCCTACGTGGACCCGCGGGCCTTCAG TGAGCTGTCCTCCCTGCGaactctcctcctccacaacaaccagctccgcctcctgtcaGCTGACATCCTCTCATCCCTCCCCTCTCTGGATGAGCTGTCTCTCCACTCAAACCCGCTGCGATGTGACTGTCTTACCACTTGGGGGCCGCACCTCGGCAACCAATCACATGTGAGGCTGCTGGAGCCGTCCATCACCGTCTGCTCCACCCCTTCTCACCTCATTGGTCGGGAGCTGCAGGAGGTAGTGGCACTTGGGTGGGGTGTGGGCGGAGCCAACAGCTGTCTCCCTCACATCTGTCCTCAGTCCCTCCCACCGACTGTGAATGTCACAGCTGGGCAGCCAATCAGACTGGAGTGCTGGGCGGATGCTGACCCCGCCCCTCAGTTCTACTGGGTAACACCCACTGGAGATAAG GTGAGCTCTGAGAACATGGCTGCACCAATCACATTAGAGGAGGGGTGGGGCCTGAGCAGATCAAAGAAGACCAAACATCGTATGTCAGAACTCGGAGTTCTGGTGATCAAACACGCCGAGTCCTCAGACGCAG gtgtgtACACCTGTGTGGCGTGGAACTCGGAGGGCGCAGACACAAGGAGCGTCTCGGTGTCAGTGGACTCTCAGGGGTTCTGGTTGTCCAGCGCTGGAACCTGGCGGGAGGGCGAGTCCAGCAGAGATCAGTCCTGGTCGGGGAACTCGTCGAGTGCTGCAGCCTCTCTGGTGGTTCTGGCCAAg GTAGTTCACGCCCAGTCCGTGGTTCTGGAGTGGAGGTTGTTTCCCAGTGGAGGATCTTCATctgaagccccgccccctctgctCCACTGGACCAGTGCCATCGTCCACATAGACAATCCTCAGATCAGCTTCACTGCTGAG GTTCCGGTGGACGTGCAGGAATATAACCTGACTCACCTTCTTCCTGCCACCGAGTATCACGTCTGTCTCACCGTCTCCTCCTCGGCTCTTTCTTTTCCCACCTCCTCTcctggctcctccccctcccctccctcgaGCCCCGCCTCTCCCatccacacttcctgtgtgaacgTGACCACGAAGGAGGCGGGCTTCTCGGTGGAGCTGGTGGCGTCTCGGCGCAGCAGCGTGGCGTTGGCAGCGGTCATGGGCTCCATGTTCGCTCTGTCCATCATGACCCTGTTGACCTTCTACATGAGACGCCGCATCCAGCAGCACAAGAGTGGCGGTCACTCACTGAAGACGTACATGCAGCACGCCGCGTCCACGTCCATCCCACTCAACGAGCTGTACCCGCCCCTCATCACACTGTGGGAGAGCGAGGCCGACAAAGACAAGGACGACAAGGAAGACGAGAGGGGTGGGGCACAGAGGGGGGAAGAGTCAGGGCTCAGTCAGATTGACACCTCCAAGACGTACATGTGGTAG